The following proteins come from a genomic window of Pirellula staleyi DSM 6068:
- a CDS encoding formylmethanofuran dehydrogenase subunit C, which translates to MPLVLEPRAPLPLAIDLAAVLPEKLTSAVAVADCRVRLGRQMLPLEELFHVSGSAADDLTLLLRGDFSRGHSVGQGMTQGTIRAEGNLGRHAGQSMRGGSLEVHGDVGDYLGCDMRGGVIRVRGNAGDFTAGALPGSTRGMRGGTILVQGAAGRRTGEAMRRGLVVIQGPSGDYAGFRMLAGTIVLGSGGGMGHGSGMKRGTISILAPLREPMLPTFVAGATQELLVMKLLARELRKFQASELDATADRLCMPLAMWHGDLLAGGRGELLLAL; encoded by the coding sequence ATGCCTCTCGTACTCGAGCCTCGTGCTCCACTCCCACTCGCAATCGATCTTGCGGCTGTGCTTCCCGAGAAGCTGACGTCGGCTGTAGCGGTGGCTGATTGCCGGGTGCGATTGGGTAGGCAGATGCTGCCGCTCGAAGAGTTGTTTCACGTCAGCGGAAGTGCGGCCGATGATCTGACGCTTCTACTGCGCGGCGATTTCTCGCGCGGACATTCTGTGGGACAAGGGATGACGCAGGGCACCATTCGGGCCGAGGGAAATCTTGGCCGGCATGCAGGGCAATCGATGCGCGGGGGATCGCTCGAAGTGCACGGGGATGTGGGCGACTACCTCGGCTGCGACATGCGTGGCGGGGTGATTCGAGTGCGCGGCAATGCTGGCGACTTTACCGCTGGTGCTTTGCCCGGCTCCACGCGTGGCATGCGCGGCGGCACGATTCTCGTACAGGGAGCCGCTGGTCGACGGACCGGCGAAGCGATGCGGCGTGGGCTGGTGGTGATCCAAGGCCCCAGTGGCGACTATGCCGGCTTTCGGATGCTCGCGGGAACGATCGTGCTCGGAAGTGGTGGAGGGATGGGACATGGGAGCGGCATGAAACGTGGCACCATCTCTATCCTCGCGCCGCTGCGCGAGCCGATGCTCCCGACGTTTGTCGCGGGAGCCACCCAGGAACTACTCGTGATGAAACTACTGGCGCGCGAGCTGCGCAAGTTTCAAGCGTCCGAGCTAGATGCGACAGCCGACCGGCTCTGCATGCCCCTGGCGATGTGGCATGGGGATCTGCTGGCGGGAGGCCGGGGCGAGCTTCTACTGGCTCTGTAA
- a CDS encoding molybdenum cofactor guanylyltransferase — translation MPHTSRRANLAAIVLLGGKSSRMQRDKAALVVGKLSLLARVVKAVAPLAEHLILVDSPDKQHDAISARQALLEPLLADDQALLSRTSLVHDTVWHEGPLAGIQAGLAAAQQVAELAFITSCDVPLLQTSLVELLVDTLICPPPPHEQSQAYDAAIPEIGGQMQPLTAVYRTALAASAAANFAAGNRRVKTWAESLRWLAVNEPALRAADKDLRSLKNINTPNQLHEIESLLERED, via the coding sequence GTGCCCCACACATCTCGACGCGCGAATCTCGCAGCCATTGTGCTGCTCGGGGGAAAAAGCAGTCGCATGCAGCGCGACAAAGCAGCACTGGTCGTCGGAAAACTTTCGCTGCTGGCCCGTGTGGTGAAAGCGGTTGCTCCGCTCGCCGAGCATCTGATCCTGGTCGATTCCCCCGACAAGCAGCACGACGCGATCAGCGCGCGACAAGCGCTCCTTGAGCCACTGCTTGCCGATGATCAGGCGCTGCTTTCGCGCACGTCGCTAGTACACGATACGGTTTGGCACGAAGGTCCCCTGGCCGGGATTCAGGCGGGCCTTGCAGCCGCTCAGCAAGTCGCCGAGTTGGCATTCATCACCAGCTGCGATGTTCCGCTGCTGCAAACGAGTCTGGTCGAACTACTCGTCGACACGCTGATCTGCCCCCCTCCGCCCCACGAACAATCACAAGCTTACGACGCGGCGATTCCCGAAATCGGTGGCCAGATGCAGCCTCTCACGGCGGTCTATCGCACGGCGCTGGCAGCCTCGGCGGCGGCGAACTTTGCAGCGGGAAATCGCCGGGTAAAAACTTGGGCCGAGTCGCTGCGCTGGCTCGCGGTTAACGAGCCGGCATTACGCGCCGCTGACAAAGATCTGCGTTCGCTGAAGAACATCAACACGCCCAATCAGCTGCACGAAATCGAGTCGCTGCTCGAGCGCGAAGACTAA
- a CDS encoding glycosyltransferase family 39 protein, with protein MSVRAASNDVMEIASQTHLLGAEEERAITTRLFWCFAALHVVAWTVLATLTQPNPTLDIMEMLSWGAHLEWGYYKHPPMPAWIARGLNELFGDVSWPIYFVAQLLTMTSIWAAWRMGREILKPWPALAGAMLLEASHYYNFTTTDLNHTITCRPFWALSVLTMYFALTRRNTGYWLLLGVWLGLGMLSKYYMAVLVVSMLGFAIAHVKTRSLLRTSGPYLTAIVALAIFAPHVGWMVATDFMTIDYIFDRGDVDSHWSNHVERPFRFILEQFPAFGPMLLLAVPITTWTWWRSRVQLASAASETPLPAAVRDDLPVEQIRFAQQYLIAVVLLPMAIYFLASAITGVSIRSMWGGPLMTFVGVAWLALVSRLASAQACQRVMVSAVAMGCLFLLAATVRNTFAPVMHGRPTRVHFPGEAISQQVLDRYHEAFGCQPAVIAGEWWTAGNVAHFAEQPYTVYGDLDSEIAPWSSDEELATRGGVIVWDEALRKREHSSKIRRPFPTVEEMQQRFPHAIVLPKLEVATHAIGEVPPVQIGFIMVPPAAATAAASSATAAKKSHTTSVR; from the coding sequence ATGAGCGTGCGCGCAGCTAGCAATGATGTGATGGAAATCGCCAGCCAAACTCACTTGCTGGGAGCGGAAGAGGAGCGCGCGATCACCACACGTCTCTTTTGGTGCTTTGCGGCGCTGCATGTGGTCGCTTGGACCGTGCTAGCAACCCTCACCCAACCAAACCCGACGCTCGACATCATGGAAATGCTGTCGTGGGGGGCGCACCTGGAATGGGGCTACTACAAGCATCCACCAATGCCAGCGTGGATTGCGCGTGGGCTCAACGAACTGTTTGGCGACGTCAGTTGGCCGATTTATTTCGTCGCGCAGCTCCTGACGATGACGAGCATCTGGGCCGCCTGGCGCATGGGACGCGAAATCCTCAAGCCATGGCCAGCACTCGCCGGCGCGATGCTGCTCGAAGCATCGCATTACTACAACTTCACCACGACTGATCTCAATCACACGATCACCTGCCGCCCATTCTGGGCCCTTTCGGTCCTGACGATGTACTTCGCTCTCACGCGGCGGAACACCGGCTACTGGCTGCTTCTGGGTGTCTGGCTCGGGCTCGGTATGCTCAGCAAATACTACATGGCGGTGCTGGTTGTCTCGATGCTCGGTTTCGCCATCGCGCATGTCAAAACACGCAGCTTGCTACGAACGAGTGGACCTTATCTTACGGCGATCGTGGCACTCGCGATCTTTGCTCCGCACGTCGGCTGGATGGTGGCGACCGACTTCATGACGATCGACTACATCTTCGACCGAGGGGATGTCGATTCGCACTGGTCCAATCACGTGGAGCGGCCTTTTCGGTTCATCCTCGAACAATTTCCCGCGTTTGGCCCGATGCTCCTCTTGGCGGTGCCGATCACCACCTGGACCTGGTGGCGATCGCGCGTGCAATTGGCGAGCGCTGCTTCCGAAACGCCTCTGCCAGCTGCTGTGCGCGACGACCTTCCGGTCGAGCAGATTCGTTTTGCTCAGCAGTACCTGATTGCCGTGGTGCTGTTGCCGATGGCCATCTATTTCCTGGCGTCGGCCATCACCGGCGTAAGTATTCGGAGCATGTGGGGTGGTCCGCTCATGACCTTCGTGGGAGTTGCCTGGCTGGCGCTGGTCAGTCGACTGGCATCGGCTCAAGCTTGTCAGCGTGTCATGGTTTCTGCAGTCGCGATGGGATGCCTGTTTTTGCTAGCAGCAACTGTTCGCAACACGTTTGCGCCGGTGATGCATGGGCGTCCGACACGGGTCCATTTTCCGGGCGAAGCGATTTCGCAGCAGGTGCTGGATCGCTATCACGAAGCGTTTGGCTGTCAGCCGGCAGTGATCGCTGGCGAGTGGTGGACCGCCGGAAATGTGGCTCATTTTGCCGAGCAGCCGTACACCGTTTACGGCGATCTCGACTCCGAAATTGCACCCTGGAGTAGCGACGAAGAGCTGGCCACCCGTGGTGGCGTGATCGTGTGGGATGAAGCGCTGCGCAAGCGCGAGCATTCCAGCAAAATCCGTCGACCGTTTCCCACCGTTGAAGAAATGCAGCAGCGTTTCCCTCACGCGATTGTGCTCCCCAAGCTGGAGGTTGCCACGCACGCAATCGGAGAGGTTCCTCCCGTGCAGATCGGTTTCATCATGGTTCCGCCCGCTGCAGCCACAGCGGCAGCTTCCTCGGCTACGGCGGCGAAGAAGTCGCATACGACCAGCGTGCGTTAG
- a CDS encoding formylmethanofuran dehydrogenase subunit A produces the protein MTSSYTLIRGGTLYDPAHRIAGEVRDVWIEGGKVVEPPTSSGTLPSRVIDASGLVVMPGGVDMHCHIAGGKVNTSRCMRPEDRSAIGCSATELLRSGTLGSCPSTFITGYRYAGLGYTTAMDAAISPLGARHAHEELADTPCIDRGFFALVGNNHFILEAIQSGEQEQLRDFLGWLLKSTKAYAPKVVNAGGVEVWKHRPTGNATGLDEPCDPFGVSPRQILQSLARAANALSLPHPLHVHCNELGMPGNWRTTLESMKSMEGMRAHFTHAQFHSYGGGSAEEHTLRSQVEPLAEYVNAHANITVDVGQVMFGETTSMTGDGPVGYFLANLTGSKWFSSDLELESGCGVSPMTYRNKSLVHALQWAIGLEWYLMIRDPWQVAMSTDHPNGGSFLAYPEIIRLLMDRSYRDEVLAKCPEELLKRTQLKDLAREYTLEEIAIITRAAPARMLGLAHKGHLGIGADADITIYTPHADKQQMFSLPRFVIKGGEILVEEGDLRHVVFGKTIHAAPQFDAAIETHATNYLRQYSTVSPRSFAIRDDEVPDRVMVE, from the coding sequence ATGACATCCAGCTATACCCTTATCCGTGGCGGCACCCTTTATGATCCGGCTCACCGGATTGCGGGTGAAGTGCGCGATGTTTGGATCGAGGGGGGAAAGGTTGTCGAGCCTCCCACCAGTTCCGGCACACTGCCGAGTCGGGTGATCGATGCGTCGGGGCTCGTGGTGATGCCGGGTGGCGTGGATATGCATTGCCACATCGCGGGTGGCAAGGTGAATACGTCGCGCTGCATGCGTCCCGAGGATCGTTCGGCGATCGGTTGCAGCGCGACCGAGCTTTTGAGGAGTGGTACGCTCGGGAGTTGTCCCAGCACGTTCATCACCGGCTATCGCTATGCTGGACTGGGTTATACGACCGCGATGGACGCCGCAATTTCTCCGCTCGGCGCGCGGCATGCCCACGAGGAACTGGCCGATACACCGTGCATCGATCGAGGCTTTTTTGCTCTGGTGGGGAACAATCATTTCATCCTCGAAGCGATCCAATCGGGCGAGCAGGAGCAGCTACGCGATTTTCTCGGTTGGCTCCTGAAGAGCACCAAAGCCTACGCGCCGAAAGTCGTCAACGCTGGTGGTGTCGAAGTTTGGAAACATCGACCGACCGGCAACGCAACTGGTCTCGACGAACCGTGCGATCCGTTTGGTGTTTCGCCTCGGCAAATCTTGCAATCGCTCGCCCGCGCTGCCAATGCGCTGTCGCTCCCTCATCCACTGCATGTGCACTGCAACGAACTCGGGATGCCCGGCAATTGGCGCACGACCCTCGAATCGATGAAGAGCATGGAAGGGATGCGAGCTCATTTCACGCATGCTCAGTTTCATAGCTATGGCGGCGGGAGTGCCGAGGAGCATACGCTCCGGAGTCAGGTCGAGCCTTTGGCCGAATACGTGAACGCACATGCCAACATCACGGTTGATGTGGGGCAAGTGATGTTTGGTGAAACCACGAGCATGACCGGAGATGGACCGGTGGGCTATTTCCTGGCCAATCTCACAGGGAGTAAATGGTTCAGCAGCGATTTGGAACTTGAGTCGGGATGTGGTGTCTCGCCGATGACCTACCGCAACAAATCGCTCGTGCACGCGCTGCAGTGGGCGATCGGGCTCGAGTGGTACCTAATGATTCGCGATCCGTGGCAAGTGGCCATGAGCACCGATCATCCCAACGGCGGTTCGTTCCTCGCTTATCCGGAGATCATCCGTTTGCTGATGGACCGCAGCTATCGCGACGAAGTGCTCGCCAAATGTCCCGAAGAGCTTTTGAAACGGACGCAGCTGAAGGATCTCGCGCGAGAATATACGCTCGAAGAGATTGCGATTATCACCCGCGCTGCGCCGGCGCGCATGCTGGGACTTGCTCACAAGGGACATCTGGGAATCGGAGCTGATGCCGACATCACGATCTATACTCCGCACGCCGACAAACAGCAGATGTTCTCGCTCCCTCGGTTTGTGATCAAAGGGGGCGAAATCTTGGTGGAAGAAGGGGATTTGCGGCACGTGGTGTTCGGGAAGACGATTCATGCCGCGCCGCAGTTCGATGCGGCGATTGAGACGCATGCCACGAACTATTTGCGGCAATACAGCACCGTCTCGCCCCGTTCGTTTGCCATCCGCGACGATGAAGTTCCCGACCGGGTGATGGTCGAGTAG
- a CDS encoding DinB family protein, whose protein sequence is MLDIALKQICFAREITLSLLDGLSDDDYFAMPVGSPTHIAWQVGHLAMAEYGLCLFRMRGRQPDDLQLMPGAIRKAFSRGSVPEADRSKNPSVAEIRALMTKIHEQVLVELPALPAAVLEEPTEMPYTATPTKLGALLFCAQHELLHAGQIGLLRRLLGKPPIR, encoded by the coding sequence ATGCTCGACATCGCCCTGAAGCAAATTTGCTTTGCACGCGAGATCACTTTATCGCTGCTCGATGGTCTTTCGGACGACGACTATTTTGCGATGCCCGTGGGATCGCCCACGCATATCGCTTGGCAAGTCGGACATTTGGCGATGGCCGAGTATGGGCTCTGCCTGTTTCGCATGCGTGGCCGGCAGCCTGACGATTTGCAGCTGATGCCAGGAGCGATTCGCAAAGCGTTCAGCCGAGGCTCGGTTCCCGAAGCCGATCGCTCGAAAAATCCGAGTGTCGCTGAAATTCGTGCGCTCATGACGAAGATCCACGAGCAAGTGCTGGTGGAACTCCCGGCGCTTCCGGCAGCGGTTCTCGAGGAACCGACCGAGATGCCTTATACAGCGACCCCTACGAAACTCGGCGCATTGCTCTTCTGCGCTCAGCACGAATTGCTGCATGCTGGTCAAATCGGCTTACTGCGACGGCTGCTGGGCAAACCGCCAATTCGCTAA
- a CDS encoding DUF1552 domain-containing protein: MPQSVPLSRRMFLRGASVALALPMLDAMQSRRTSAADGSKQRPPRMACFYVPNGVNIFQWGCKVDGGNHTFSSTLEPLAPLKDRVTVLRGMSHPASQGGHSGADTWLTAENLEGTPGFDYRNSISADQVVAEVVGLETRLASLELSSSSGSGSPGHSHTLAFSRNAVPLAAESNPRQVFERLFVEDSGKTRAARQQRFLEDKSILDEVLGQSQALTQKLGKNDREKLDEYLTSVREVERRVKAAERWMDVPKAEIDAMDLKLDARPEERGDRQTYLRTMYELVALALQTDTTRVVTFEIGREAAGGYFSELGLSANHHELSHHGGDEGMLGGLAKIDRFHIEQLAWFLTRLASIEEEGTSLLDQTMVMYGSGMNSGKGGEHSPKDLPLLFAGGKSLGIKQGQHLEFADGEQPLSNLLLTMIQKMGVESDRFKDSKGTLRGLV, translated from the coding sequence ATGCCACAATCGGTTCCCCTTTCGCGGCGCATGTTTTTGCGTGGAGCGTCGGTCGCACTGGCGCTGCCGATGCTCGATGCGATGCAGTCGCGGCGAACTTCCGCAGCGGACGGATCGAAACAGCGTCCGCCACGCATGGCCTGCTTCTACGTTCCTAATGGTGTGAATATTTTCCAGTGGGGCTGTAAGGTCGACGGTGGTAACCACACCTTTTCGTCGACGCTCGAACCGCTCGCGCCGCTGAAAGATCGTGTGACGGTGCTGCGCGGCATGTCGCACCCTGCGAGCCAAGGGGGGCACTCCGGCGCCGATACCTGGCTCACCGCCGAGAATCTCGAAGGGACACCTGGGTTTGATTATCGCAACAGCATTTCTGCCGATCAGGTCGTGGCCGAAGTGGTGGGGCTTGAAACCCGACTTGCTTCGCTCGAGCTGAGCAGCAGCAGCGGAAGTGGCTCGCCCGGTCACTCGCATACCTTGGCGTTCAGCCGCAATGCAGTGCCACTCGCTGCCGAGAGTAATCCGCGACAAGTGTTCGAGCGGCTGTTTGTCGAAGATAGCGGCAAGACGCGCGCGGCTCGTCAGCAGCGATTTCTGGAGGATAAAAGCATCCTCGATGAAGTGCTCGGTCAGTCGCAGGCACTCACGCAGAAGCTTGGAAAAAACGATCGCGAGAAACTCGATGAGTACCTCACAAGTGTGCGTGAAGTCGAGCGGCGCGTGAAAGCAGCCGAGCGCTGGATGGATGTTCCCAAGGCGGAAATCGACGCCATGGATTTGAAACTCGATGCGCGTCCTGAAGAGCGTGGCGATCGACAAACTTATTTGCGGACAATGTACGAACTTGTGGCCCTCGCGCTGCAAACCGATACCACCCGCGTGGTCACTTTCGAGATCGGCCGTGAAGCAGCAGGGGGTTACTTTAGCGAACTCGGCCTTTCAGCCAACCATCACGAACTTTCGCATCATGGTGGCGACGAGGGAATGCTCGGAGGGCTCGCTAAGATCGACCGTTTTCACATCGAGCAACTCGCTTGGTTCTTGACGAGGCTCGCTTCGATCGAGGAGGAGGGGACATCGCTTCTCGATCAAACGATGGTGATGTACGGCAGCGGTATGAACAGTGGCAAAGGGGGCGAGCATTCGCCGAAAGATTTGCCGCTGCTGTTTGCTGGCGGCAAGTCGCTGGGAATTAAGCAGGGACAGCATCTGGAGTTCGCCGATGGAGAACAGCCGCTGTCGAACTTACTCCTGACGATGATTCAAAAAATGGGAGTCGAGTCCGATCGCTTCAAGGACTCGAAGGGGACACTGCGCGGTTTGGTGTAG
- a CDS encoding DUF1592 domain-containing protein, translated as MPLLVNYSRPIACALALHFALTTSAIGAEIEQPSAAEIATFSAEIAPFLKTHCTKCHGPEKQLANLRLDGLDAATIDRRTAEKWHEILVRVSSGEMPPDDQPQPPAASQEKLISWIGSYLARADRVLQSTGGETVMRRLNRAEYNLTIRDLLGVNFTPADDFSADSSAHGFDNVGAALSLSPLHLEKYLSAARMLVSEAIVTGNAPPRKSWHFEVDEAANKQVWLKEKGDAGRERTYALVEAGNNQSANGMIRLRTDGWDKKVGFRAFKFPHPGEYLVRVRAAAKVPDHATTKQLALAKKQQELDRDLEKAKSDDERKRVHERWDRYIWPQFRQHVETDSMYHYGPPRMKMTTQEGVVLAEVDVDAKLEEPRVYEFRFRIPQASDGIKICNNYNIPSVLENFAIQGHDDFPRPELFIDWIELEGPVVDSWPPPSHQKILFDSPNRSDEAKYVREVLSRFASRAFRRRVTEDELVKLIALYDKVRPQKDSLEEAIQLPLVAVLTSPHFLFLVENPEKNEGSRELSDFELASRLSYFLWSTMPDERLFRLAASGEIRKPQVLASEVTRMLADEKSQAFVKHFTGQWLSLRKVGTVVPDQSLYPWYDEHLERSMIGETEAFFAHVLRGEGRVTDFLASDYLVINERMARFYNIPDVRGDQFRRIDAPAAAHRGGVLTQASILTITSNGTRTSPVVRGVWILEHLLGDPPPPPPPNVGDIAPKVPGIDKATVRVRLEAHRKIESCAACHAKIDPLGFALENYNAIGQYREREGFGYKGRIDENDPKIDASGKLPDGRAFADLAELQQILREDEAKFLKCFVTKLSTYALGRGIEFSDRALIEQLASELKKNDGKLPSLIIALVQSEAFRSR; from the coding sequence GTGCCTCTTCTCGTGAATTACAGCCGACCGATCGCTTGTGCGCTCGCACTCCATTTCGCGCTCACAACCAGCGCCATCGGCGCTGAGATCGAACAGCCATCGGCTGCTGAAATCGCCACATTTTCAGCCGAAATAGCCCCGTTCTTAAAGACGCATTGCACGAAATGTCACGGGCCCGAGAAGCAACTGGCCAATCTGCGTCTCGATGGTTTAGATGCAGCGACGATCGACCGTCGTACCGCCGAAAAATGGCACGAGATTTTGGTGCGTGTCTCCTCGGGCGAAATGCCACCCGACGATCAGCCGCAACCCCCGGCTGCCTCGCAAGAGAAGCTGATCTCCTGGATTGGAAGTTATCTCGCACGCGCCGATCGAGTGCTCCAAAGCACTGGTGGCGAAACGGTGATGCGGCGTCTCAACCGAGCCGAGTACAACCTCACGATTCGCGATCTGCTCGGTGTGAATTTCACACCAGCCGATGATTTTTCTGCTGATAGTTCCGCGCATGGCTTCGATAACGTCGGTGCTGCACTTTCGCTTTCGCCACTACATCTCGAGAAGTATCTCTCCGCCGCTCGGATGCTCGTGAGCGAAGCAATCGTCACAGGCAATGCGCCGCCGCGCAAAAGTTGGCACTTCGAGGTTGACGAGGCTGCCAACAAGCAAGTTTGGCTGAAAGAAAAAGGCGATGCTGGTCGCGAGCGGACTTATGCCCTCGTTGAAGCGGGGAATAACCAATCCGCGAACGGAATGATTCGGCTACGGACGGATGGATGGGACAAGAAGGTTGGTTTCCGCGCCTTCAAGTTTCCGCATCCGGGTGAGTATCTCGTTCGTGTTCGAGCAGCTGCCAAAGTTCCCGATCATGCAACGACCAAGCAGCTTGCCCTCGCCAAAAAACAGCAAGAGCTCGATCGCGATCTCGAAAAGGCGAAGTCCGACGATGAACGTAAACGTGTGCATGAACGGTGGGATCGCTACATCTGGCCGCAATTTCGCCAGCATGTCGAAACCGATTCGATGTACCACTATGGTCCCCCTCGCATGAAAATGACGACGCAAGAGGGAGTGGTGCTTGCCGAAGTGGATGTGGATGCCAAGCTTGAAGAGCCGCGCGTTTACGAGTTTCGTTTTCGAATTCCGCAAGCTTCCGACGGCATCAAGATCTGCAACAACTACAACATCCCGAGTGTGCTCGAGAATTTTGCGATCCAGGGTCACGACGATTTTCCACGTCCCGAACTCTTCATCGATTGGATCGAACTCGAAGGGCCTGTCGTCGATAGCTGGCCGCCACCAAGTCATCAAAAAATTCTCTTCGATTCGCCTAACCGGTCCGATGAAGCCAAGTATGTGCGCGAGGTCCTCAGTCGTTTTGCCAGCCGCGCTTTTCGCCGCCGCGTGACCGAGGATGAACTCGTTAAACTCATCGCGCTCTACGATAAAGTCAGGCCGCAAAAAGATTCGCTCGAGGAAGCGATTCAGCTACCATTGGTGGCGGTTCTTACGTCGCCGCATTTTTTATTTTTGGTCGAAAATCCCGAAAAAAATGAAGGTTCACGCGAGTTGAGTGATTTCGAGCTCGCGTCGCGGCTGAGTTACTTTCTCTGGAGCACGATGCCTGACGAGCGGCTGTTTCGGCTCGCTGCGAGTGGCGAAATTCGCAAGCCTCAGGTGCTTGCCAGTGAAGTCACACGCATGCTCGCCGACGAGAAGTCGCAAGCCTTTGTGAAGCACTTCACCGGTCAATGGCTGTCGCTGCGCAAAGTCGGAACGGTGGTTCCCGATCAAAGTCTCTATCCGTGGTACGACGAACATCTCGAACGTTCGATGATTGGCGAGACCGAAGCATTTTTTGCTCACGTGCTGCGTGGTGAAGGACGTGTGACCGACTTCCTTGCCAGCGACTATCTGGTGATCAACGAGCGGATGGCACGCTTCTATAACATCCCCGATGTGCGCGGCGATCAGTTCCGGCGGATCGATGCACCCGCAGCGGCGCATCGTGGAGGAGTCCTCACGCAAGCGAGCATTCTCACGATCACGAGCAATGGAACACGCACCTCGCCGGTCGTCCGCGGAGTTTGGATCCTCGAGCACTTGCTGGGCGATCCGCCACCTCCGCCACCACCGAACGTGGGCGATATCGCACCCAAGGTTCCGGGCATCGACAAGGCAACGGTACGTGTGCGACTTGAAGCACATCGCAAAATCGAGTCGTGCGCTGCTTGTCACGCGAAAATCGACCCACTCGGTTTTGCGCTAGAGAACTACAACGCGATTGGTCAGTATCGCGAGCGTGAAGGGTTTGGCTACAAAGGGCGCATCGACGAAAATGATCCCAAGATCGATGCCAGCGGCAAGTTGCCCGATGGTCGCGCGTTTGCAGATCTTGCAGAACTGCAGCAGATTCTGCGCGAGGATGAAGCGAAGTTTTTGAAGTGTTTTGTGACGAAATTATCGACCTATGCGTTAGGTCGCGGAATCGAGTTTTCTGATCGGGCCCTCATCGAGCAACTCGCTTCGGAGCTCAAAAAGAACGACGGAAAACTTCCGTCGCTCATCATCGCCTTGGTGCAAAGCGAAGCGTTTCGTAGTCGGTAG
- the deoC gene encoding deoxyribose-phosphate aldolase, with protein MSDYTVADLAKMIDHSLLNPIFTQNDFEKGIAVALEYNVASVCIMPYYLKRCAELLKGSTVKASTVIAFPHGGQVTSVKLAEAKQALDDGCEEFDLVVNISQVLSGNWNYVQDDIAPVIELAHGAGQTVKVIFENCYLSDAQKIKLCEICAQLKADWVKTSTGYGTSGATIADLELMRKHSPDFVQVKAAGGIRELDMLLAVRKTGATRCGCSKTAEVLQEAARRLAAGV; from the coding sequence ATGTCCGACTATACCGTTGCCGATCTCGCCAAGATGATCGACCACTCACTGCTGAACCCTATCTTCACCCAGAACGATTTCGAGAAGGGGATTGCCGTAGCTCTCGAGTACAACGTCGCCAGTGTTTGCATCATGCCGTACTACCTGAAGCGCTGCGCCGAATTGCTTAAGGGAAGCACCGTGAAAGCAAGCACGGTGATCGCGTTCCCCCACGGGGGACAAGTGACCAGCGTGAAATTGGCCGAGGCCAAGCAGGCGCTCGACGACGGTTGTGAAGAGTTCGATCTCGTGGTGAATATCAGCCAAGTGCTGAGTGGCAACTGGAACTATGTCCAAGATGACATCGCGCCAGTAATCGAGCTCGCGCATGGTGCCGGCCAAACAGTGAAAGTGATCTTCGAGAACTGTTACTTGAGCGATGCTCAAAAAATTAAACTCTGCGAGATCTGTGCCCAGCTCAAAGCCGATTGGGTCAAGACGAGCACTGGCTACGGAACGAGTGGCGCCACGATCGCCGATCTCGAACTGATGCGCAAACATAGTCCCGACTTTGTGCAAGTGAAAGCAGCGGGGGGGATTCGCGAACTCGACATGCTGCTGGCCGTTCGAAAAACCGGCGCGACACGTTGCGGCTGTTCCAAAACCGCCGAGGTTTTGCAAGAGGCTGCCCGCCGCTTAGCAGCTGGCGTTTGA